A single region of the Laspinema palackyanum D2c genome encodes:
- a CDS encoding TIGR03985 family CRISPR-associated protein: MSSRFTYPPSPDILQWLAGGQLGNRLLRSLRLWVLLTKLYGERSPWAMDLPQPFGYPHLRDRLFAPTHGKSDLLTAEQLEYQCTDGGCICHRTVTELLLTAEQSLESWMPDVIHLSGLASEELEFMMQQAPFTTVHRSIRDDLKQLAELGWLESVSRGKYHCISLQELPSLPALQRAIAPQADAALLPLSQVRELLPLLEDIAFIQPNLEVLIQSLWEQVASDAKPAEPTENRGQRRIFIHLDYILSPEVQEQVDTYQDQLEQLWRTSSSGVVQFEYELAQGGIVPFSTYPVCLHYVRRAKYLSAWGETPEGEMGWHNYRLDRITSPKLTVLAWGDPQVPKVLREMRRQGDLPTSEEVEGELESAWGFNFYLSRKLLLLRFPGDFARRYVEGTVRHGTFEPVAYDSLGELVRRQVQDEGDRKAALQVLANRSETDAYYQAWIREGDINVRMRLRSWRPNGEVILPLSLRHQMAQEATRELSFYGSLL; this comes from the coding sequence ATGAGCAGTCGTTTTACTTATCCACCCAGTCCGGATATTTTGCAGTGGTTGGCGGGGGGTCAGCTTGGGAATCGGTTGTTGCGATCGCTGCGGTTGTGGGTCTTATTGACCAAGCTGTATGGAGAGAGGTCCCCTTGGGCGATGGACTTGCCTCAGCCTTTTGGTTATCCCCACCTGCGCGATCGCCTGTTTGCGCCGACTCACGGCAAAAGTGACCTATTGACGGCAGAACAATTGGAATACCAATGCACCGATGGCGGCTGTATTTGTCACCGAACCGTCACCGAATTGCTGTTAACTGCCGAACAGTCCCTGGAGTCTTGGATGCCGGATGTCATCCACTTGAGTGGGTTGGCATCGGAGGAACTAGAATTCATGATGCAGCAAGCGCCATTTACCACGGTGCACCGTTCGATTCGCGATGATTTGAAGCAACTGGCGGAACTCGGCTGGTTGGAGTCTGTATCCCGAGGAAAATATCACTGTATCTCCCTGCAAGAATTGCCGAGTCTGCCTGCTTTACAACGGGCGATCGCCCCTCAAGCGGATGCAGCTTTGTTACCCCTCTCCCAAGTCCGGGAATTGTTGCCCTTACTGGAAGATATTGCCTTCATTCAGCCCAATTTAGAAGTGCTAATCCAATCCTTATGGGAACAAGTCGCCTCCGATGCAAAACCGGCAGAACCTACGGAAAACAGAGGACAACGGCGCATTTTCATCCACCTGGATTACATCCTCTCTCCCGAGGTGCAAGAACAGGTAGACACCTATCAAGACCAACTGGAACAACTGTGGCGCACTTCCTCTTCGGGAGTGGTCCAGTTTGAGTATGAGTTGGCCCAAGGGGGGATTGTCCCGTTCAGCACTTATCCCGTCTGCTTACATTATGTGCGTCGCGCTAAGTATCTCAGCGCTTGGGGAGAAACACCGGAAGGGGAGATGGGTTGGCACAATTATCGCTTAGACCGAATCACTTCCCCCAAACTCACGGTGTTAGCTTGGGGTGACCCCCAGGTGCCGAAGGTGTTGCGGGAGATGCGACGGCAGGGGGATTTACCCACTTCCGAGGAGGTGGAAGGGGAGTTAGAGTCGGCTTGGGGGTTTAATTTTTATTTATCGCGGAAGTTGCTGTTGTTGCGCTTTCCTGGGGATTTTGCCCGTCGTTATGTGGAGGGGACGGTGCGTCATGGGACGTTTGAGCCGGTGGCGTATGACTCATTAGGGGAGTTAGTGAGGCGGCAGGTGCAGGATGAGGGCGATCGCAAGGCAGCCTTGCAAGTTTTAGCAAACCGCAGTGAGACCGATGCCTATTATCAAGCCTGGATTCGCGAGGGGGATATTAATGTCCGAATGCGCTTACGGTCCTGGCGACCGAATGGAGAGGTGATTTTACCCCTGTCGCTGCGTCATCAGATGGCACAGGAGGCAACCCGCGAACTCTCTTTCTATGGTTCCCTCCTGTAG